TGGTGGAGGAACAGATTTCTGGGTAGTCTGTTGAATCACAAATTTTCTTGATGGCAGGGTTCGCTGCTTGTGCGTGAAGAGGCTGGAAATTTGCGGACGGAGAAGTCGTGCCTGGCGACGGCGACGGCGAGTTCAAGACCGGAGAGGGTGCCGGGCTGTTGGATTGTGTGAAGTCCGAAGAGGGTGCTGGGCTGTTGGACGGTGTGGAGACCGGAGAGGATGCCGGGCTAGAGGACGGCGGCTGCAATGGGGAATTGGAGGCGGGGGAAGGGGCTGATGCGGGGGAGGGCTGTGAGGCTGGAGGGAGATGTGAGAATTCGGAAGCAAAGTGGATGAGCTGCGAGGTGCCTCGGGGAAGACATATGGCTTGCGCCAGAATGAGGAAGATGGAGAAGAAGGAGATGGTGATTAGTAGATGGTTATTAGCGGAATCCATTGTTGTTGTTTGTTTGCTGCACGCAGAGTGAACCAGAGAAGGGAAAAACTAATGAGAGGAGAAATGGAGAGGGTTTAAAGGGGAGAGAAAGTAGGACATAAATGGTTAGCCACCATGAAAACAGGTTGATCCATTGATGCAGAGTGATTGTAGCAGCTGTTTGTTTGTTCATGGTCtacatttcttttccatttcaactctCAAATCTTTCCACACACTTGGACTCAATGGAGAATAGGATCCCTTATTCATCGACAGATCTTTAAGTTCGTTTTTTCTCTTTATAAATAAGGTATTAATCCACCGCGAACTCCGAAAGAATATCCCATTTTTAGAGTTTTGTCCGCAATCTTGCTGTTGTGGTTTTTCCCCCTCATCAATTGTGTGGTTTTAATTGTGTTCTTGAAATTTACGGGGACTTAACATCAGACGCATGGAAACAAATTTTAGCTAAATCGTAAAAAGTAAAACTAaaacattaattttataataattaaattaaaatatcatAAATACGCATCGCCTGTTTTCGGTTACTAGTAATTAAGAATGCCAATGAGCTCATTTAATTTGATCTGTTGTATGCCAAAACAGTTGGAATGTTGGATGATGCCATTACACAAGCggcttaagaaaatataaaggaaaatgCTGAGgattttgtacaaaaatttctCTCCAGCCTCCATACACAAAAGAAGAAGTAGCTAAAGACAAATGTTCTGAAAAAATTTGACTCTTTGGTAAAAAATCATTCTTACGGATTCAAAAAATCTAGGGACTGCTCTTAAAGTTTCAAAACTTTTAATAAGCTCCcgttaaatttattaaaaatatacaaacctacaaatatattttgtaaaaagataaatTTTCTAAATGAAAGTATATATCTTTTTAACAAATATTAGAAAAGACTTGTTCTTAGAGATATATACACTTTGCATTTTAGCATAATATTTACTTTCTATTTTTCTaattatattatgtatatatacccttataatctttgtattaaaataataatagtgaaaatcatttttctccaatcttaacatggtatcagagcatacatcttaacctatttttcttttctccttccTTTCTTGCCGC
This genomic stretch from Malania oleifera isolate guangnan ecotype guangnan chromosome 3, ASM2987363v1, whole genome shotgun sequence harbors:
- the LOC131150539 gene encoding vegetative cell wall protein gp1, with protein sequence MDSANNHLLITISFFSIFLILAQAICLPRGTSQLIHFASEFSHLPPASQPSPASAPSPASNSPLQPPSSSPASSPVSTPSNSPAPSSDFTQSNSPAPSPVLNSPSPSPGTTSPSANFQPLHAQAANPAIKKICDSTDYPEICSSTIAPFLTGKTDALSVLETAIRAVITNARLALAASKSFPAISDSPGLETCNDSYNDALDNLLDSMDSLATKDIGTVNSMLSAVITDIEACIDAFSGSNSPFGIFDEKVKKMTSNCLAIASLVK